Proteins encoded by one window of Arachis ipaensis cultivar K30076 chromosome B04, Araip1.1, whole genome shotgun sequence:
- the LOC107635539 gene encoding probable disease resistance protein At4g27220 isoform X2 yields MAATHKFSENYPHDLGQIQQSNAQLSELKRRKPVVLSNEVVGEDFERNVEKMWELVRDEKVLMIGIHGMGGVGKTCLATHLETQIKREGTFNHVIWVTVSREYTISKLQEDIAEAIGVKLGRDQRTRAAHLSSALSEKGKWVFILDDVWKFIDLQKVGIPRCGSKLILTSRLKHVLRQMDCPTLNIITMHPLSCSEGLELFLLRLGEDYKTPATLSPRILEIARNIAWECGGLPLAISVMARTMKGVDNIHQWRHAMNKLKRGEMVGEMEEEVFQVLKASYDNLTHKSMQNSFLQCALYSEFWKDDKIIMNLVDSGAINGRSRLDAIFDEGHTIFNELEDHSLLLRFGDMQNSVRNMACYILKESERLIVRCGKELTGIPHLQEWTADLELVSLDRNMIKEIPAGISPNCPRLSTLILSSNCISSIPECFFTHMKSLAILDLSHNRRLTSLPDSLSDLTCLVSLLLHECYALAKVPPLGRLQKLSRLVISQTKVEVVLGLEMLTNLRWLDLSFNKKLRLESGRVLRGLTNLQYLNLFDATLLNVEIEDVQGLTTLEYFLGGFNDCKSCHNFVAGIWSTGSASALKSYLLYLGSLDNSRWIFESYHRIGPGGNDHQILHLLDGEESPHLLPKDLTKISIECNPRWKSLCDALSNITPSSLENIQIERCTEMKSVLCSFGNCSFCSNLKNLQSLQLYHLESLTVICKDVTATDTTTQSLKPNAVFSQLRNLEIFNCNEIETLVTAGLLPQLQNLQTLIVESCESLREIFAAGSSDADSDDAASTVITLPNLTSLDLCNLPMLETVCKGIIISESFPKLDILLCPKLESRSPFEVSSSSFTSST; encoded by the exons atggcaGCAACTCATAAGTTCAGTGAAAACTATCCACACGATCTTGGACAAATACAGCAATCAAATGCACAACTGAGCGAGCTTAAGCGGAGAAAGCCTGTGGTTTTGTCAAATGAAGTTGTTGGTGAAGATTTCGAGAGAAATGTGGAGAAGATGTGGGAGCTTGTTAGAGATGAGAAAGTGTTGATGATTGGGATACATGGAATGGGAGGGGTGGGTAAAACATGTCTTGCAACTCATttggaaactcaaatcaaaagggAAGGAACCTTCAACCACGTCATTTGGGTCACCGTATCTCGTGAGTATACCATTTCAAAGCTTCAAGAAGACATCGCTGAAGCAATAGGTGTAAAGCTTGGTAGAGATCAGAGAACAAGAGCAGCACATTTGTCATCTGCTTTATCAGAGAAAGGAAAATGGGTGTTTATTTTAGATGATGTCTGGAAATTTATTGATCTGCAAAAGGTGGGAATCCCTCGTTGTGGCTCTAAACTGATTCTAACAAGTCGGCTGAAACATGTGCTTCGACAGATGGATTGCCCCACACTTAATATAATAACAATGCATCCTCTCTCTTGCAGTGAAGGTTTGGAGTTA TTTCTTTTAAGACTTGGTGAAGATTACAAAACACCTGCAACCTTATCTCCTAGAATATTGGAGATTGCAAGGAATATTGCATGGGAATGCGGTGGTTTACCGCTTGCAATCAGTGTAATGGCTAGAACCATGAAAGGCGTTGATAACATTCACCAGTGGAGACATGCGATGAATAAACTTAAGAGAGGGGAGATGGTGGGAGAGATGGAAGAAGAGGTATTTCAAGTATTAAAAGCGAGCTATGATAACTTAACACATAAATCCATGCAAAATAGTTTCTTGCAATGTGCATTATACTCTGAGTTCTGGAAGGATGACAAAATAATAATGAATCTGGTTGACAGTGGAGCCATAAATGGGAGGAGCAGATTAGACGCAATTTTCGATGAAGGCCATACTATATTCAATGAACTTGAAGACCATTCATTATTGCTTCGTTTTGGGGATATGCAGAATTCAGTAAGAAATATGGCATGTTATATATTGAAAGAATCTGAGAGGttgatagttagatgtggtaaaGAATTGACAGGAATACCTCACCTGCAGGAGTGGACTGCTGATTTGGAGTTAGTTTCTTTGGATAGAAACATGATAAAAGAAATCCCAGCGGGTATATCACCCAACTGTCCAAGATTATCCACCTTGATTCTGAGTAGTAATTGCATCAGTAGCATCCCAGAATGCTTCTTCACACACATGAAATCTCTAGCAATACTTGACCTATCTCATAATCGCAGGTTAACCTCTCTGCCGGATTCCCTGTCGGACTTGACTTGTCTTGTTTCTCTACTGCTTCATGAATGTTACGCTCTGGCAAAGGTGCCTCCATTGGGAAGGCTTCAAAAATTGTCAAGGTTGGTAATTTCACAGACTAAAGTTGAGGTAGTTTTAGGCTTGGAAATGCTGACAAACTTGAGATGGCTGGATCTATCTTTCAATAAAAAGTTGAGGTTGGAATCAGGGAGGGTGCTGCGTGGTCTGACCAATTTGCAATATCTGAATCTCTTCGACGCAACTCTGCTAAATGTTGAAATAGAGGATGTACAAGGGCTGACCACACTTGAATATTTTCTGGGTGGCTTTAATGACTGCAAAAGCTGTCACAATTTTGTTGCAGGTATATGGAGCACAGGTTCTGCTTCTGCACTCAAATCTTATCTTCTCTATTTGGGTAGTCTCGATAACTCTCGATGGATTTTTGAATCTTATCATCGTATTGGTCCAGGTGGTAACGACCACCAAATTTTACATTTATTAGATGGCGAAGAATCCCCTCATTTGCTGCCAAAAGATCTTACCAAAATCTCTATTGAATGTAATCCGCGTTGGAAAAGTTTATGTGATGCTCTGTCAAATATTACTCCTTCTTCTTTGGAGAACATTCAAATTGAGAGATGCACAGAAATGAAGAGCGTGCTTTGTTCATTTGGTAATTGTTCCTTTTGCAGTAATCTCAAGAACCTTCAATCCTTGCAGCTTTACCATTTGGAGAGCTTAACAGTCATTTGTAAAGATGTTACTGCTACTGATACAACAACACAATCTCTCAAACCAAATGCCGTCTTCTCTCAACTCAGGAACTTGGAGATCTTCAATTGCAATGAGATAGAAACGTTGGTAACAGCAGGGTTATTGCCCCAACTTCAAAACCTGCAGACATTAATTGTAGAGAGTTGTGAATCATTGAGAGAAATATTTGCAGCAGGTAGCAGTGATGCTGATAGTGATGATGCTGCTTCCACCGTCATTACACTCCCCAACTTAACCTCACTCGACTTGTGTAACTTGCCAATGTTAGAGACTGTGTGCAAAGGAATTATAATCTCTGAATCATTCCCGAAATTGGACATCCTTCTGTGTCCCAAGTTAGAAAGTCGGTCTCCATTTGAAGTCTCATCGTCATCATTTACTTCTTCCACATGA
- the LOC107635539 gene encoding probable disease resistance protein At4g27220 isoform X1, whose translation MGAVHYFNENHPHYLTQIQQLTAQVIKLKKEKPVVLSNEFVGEDFERNVKSMQKLVGDEEVFMIGIHGMGGVGKTCLATYMETQIIRKGTFNCVIWVTVSREYSISKLQEDIARRIGAKLNGDDDERTRAAHLSSALSEKGKWVLILDDVWKFIDLKKVGIPRCRINGSKLIITSRLKHVLRQMDCPTSNIITIYPLSCFDYSTEGLDLFLLRLGEDYKTPATLSPRILEIARNIAWECGGLPLAISVMARTMKGVDNIHQWRHAMNKLKRGEMVGEMEEEVFQVLKASYDNLTHKSMQNSFLQCALYSEFWKDDKIIMNLVDSGAINGRSRLDAIFDEGHTIFNELEDHSLLLRFGDMQNSVRNMACYILKESERLIVRCGKELTGIPHLQEWTADLELVSLDRNMIKEIPAGISPNCPRLSTLILSSNCISSIPECFFTHMKSLAILDLSHNRRLTSLPDSLSDLTCLVSLLLHECYALAKVPPLGRLQKLSRLVISQTKVEVVLGLEMLTNLRWLDLSFNKKLRLESGRVLRGLTNLQYLNLFDATLLNVEIEDVQGLTTLEYFLGGFNDCKSCHNFVAGIWSTGSASALKSYLLYLGSLDNSRWIFESYHRIGPGGNDHQILHLLDGEESPHLLPKDLTKISIECNPRWKSLCDALSNITPSSLENIQIERCTEMKSVLCSFGNCSFCSNLKNLQSLQLYHLESLTVICKDVTATDTTTQSLKPNAVFSQLRNLEIFNCNEIETLVTAGLLPQLQNLQTLIVESCESLREIFAAGSSDADSDDAASTVITLPNLTSLDLCNLPMLETVCKGIIISESFPKLDILLCPKLESRSPFEVSSSSFTSST comes from the coding sequence ATGGGAGCAGTTCATTATTTCAATGAAAACCATCCACACTATCTCACACAAATACAACAATTAACTGCACAAGTGATCAAGCTTAAGAAAGAAAAGCCTGTGGTGTTGTCAAATGAATTTGTTGGTGAAGATTTCGAGAGAAATGTTAAGAGCATGCAGAAACTTGTTGGAGACGAGGAAGTCTTTATGATTGGGATACATGGAATGGGAGGGGTGGGTAAAACATGTCTTGCAACTTATATGGAAACTCAAATCATAAGGAAAGGAACTTTCAACTGCGTTATTTGGGTCACGGTGTCTCGTGAATACAGCATTTCAAAGCTTCAAGAAGACATTGCCAGAAGAATTGGTGCAAAGCTTAATGGAGATGATGATGAGAGAACAAGAGCAGCACATTTGTCATCCGCATTATCAGAGAAAGGAAAATGGGTGCTTATTTTGGATGATGTTTGGAAATTTATTGACCTGAAAAAGGTGGGAATCCCTCGTTGTAGAATCAATGGTTCTAAATTGATTATAACAAGTCGGTTAAAACATGTGCTTCGACAAATGGATTGCCCCACAAGTAATATAATAACAATCTATCCTCTCTCTTGTTTTGATTATTCAACTGAAGGTTTAGACTTGTTTCTTTTAAGACTTGGTGAAGATTACAAAACACCTGCAACCTTATCTCCTAGAATATTGGAGATTGCAAGGAATATTGCATGGGAATGCGGTGGTTTACCGCTTGCAATCAGTGTAATGGCTAGAACCATGAAAGGCGTTGATAACATTCACCAGTGGAGACATGCGATGAATAAACTTAAGAGAGGGGAGATGGTGGGAGAGATGGAAGAAGAGGTATTTCAAGTATTAAAAGCGAGCTATGATAACTTAACACATAAATCCATGCAAAATAGTTTCTTGCAATGTGCATTATACTCTGAGTTCTGGAAGGATGACAAAATAATAATGAATCTGGTTGACAGTGGAGCCATAAATGGGAGGAGCAGATTAGACGCAATTTTCGATGAAGGCCATACTATATTCAATGAACTTGAAGACCATTCATTATTGCTTCGTTTTGGGGATATGCAGAATTCAGTAAGAAATATGGCATGTTATATATTGAAAGAATCTGAGAGGttgatagttagatgtggtaaaGAATTGACAGGAATACCTCACCTGCAGGAGTGGACTGCTGATTTGGAGTTAGTTTCTTTGGATAGAAACATGATAAAAGAAATCCCAGCGGGTATATCACCCAACTGTCCAAGATTATCCACCTTGATTCTGAGTAGTAATTGCATCAGTAGCATCCCAGAATGCTTCTTCACACACATGAAATCTCTAGCAATACTTGACCTATCTCATAATCGCAGGTTAACCTCTCTGCCGGATTCCCTGTCGGACTTGACTTGTCTTGTTTCTCTACTGCTTCATGAATGTTACGCTCTGGCAAAGGTGCCTCCATTGGGAAGGCTTCAAAAATTGTCAAGGTTGGTAATTTCACAGACTAAAGTTGAGGTAGTTTTAGGCTTGGAAATGCTGACAAACTTGAGATGGCTGGATCTATCTTTCAATAAAAAGTTGAGGTTGGAATCAGGGAGGGTGCTGCGTGGTCTGACCAATTTGCAATATCTGAATCTCTTCGACGCAACTCTGCTAAATGTTGAAATAGAGGATGTACAAGGGCTGACCACACTTGAATATTTTCTGGGTGGCTTTAATGACTGCAAAAGCTGTCACAATTTTGTTGCAGGTATATGGAGCACAGGTTCTGCTTCTGCACTCAAATCTTATCTTCTCTATTTGGGTAGTCTCGATAACTCTCGATGGATTTTTGAATCTTATCATCGTATTGGTCCAGGTGGTAACGACCACCAAATTTTACATTTATTAGATGGCGAAGAATCCCCTCATTTGCTGCCAAAAGATCTTACCAAAATCTCTATTGAATGTAATCCGCGTTGGAAAAGTTTATGTGATGCTCTGTCAAATATTACTCCTTCTTCTTTGGAGAACATTCAAATTGAGAGATGCACAGAAATGAAGAGCGTGCTTTGTTCATTTGGTAATTGTTCCTTTTGCAGTAATCTCAAGAACCTTCAATCCTTGCAGCTTTACCATTTGGAGAGCTTAACAGTCATTTGTAAAGATGTTACTGCTACTGATACAACAACACAATCTCTCAAACCAAATGCCGTCTTCTCTCAACTCAGGAACTTGGAGATCTTCAATTGCAATGAGATAGAAACGTTGGTAACAGCAGGGTTATTGCCCCAACTTCAAAACCTGCAGACATTAATTGTAGAGAGTTGTGAATCATTGAGAGAAATATTTGCAGCAGGTAGCAGTGATGCTGATAGTGATGATGCTGCTTCCACCGTCATTACACTCCCCAACTTAACCTCACTCGACTTGTGTAACTTGCCAATGTTAGAGACTGTGTGCAAAGGAATTATAATCTCTGAATCATTCCCGAAATTGGACATCCTTCTGTGTCCCAAGTTAGAAAGTCGGTCTCCATTTGAAGTCTCATCGTCATCATTTACTTCTTCCACATGA